In the Flavobacterium pallidum genome, one interval contains:
- a CDS encoding HU family DNA-binding protein, with protein sequence MNKSELIDAMAADAGISKAAAKAALESMLKNVAGALNNGGRVSLVGFGSWSVSDRAARDGRNPQTGATIKIAAKKVVKFKAGAELEGGLK encoded by the coding sequence ATGAACAAATCAGAATTAATCGATGCAATGGCTGCTGATGCAGGAATTTCTAAAGCAGCTGCAAAAGCGGCATTAGAGTCAATGTTGAAAAATGTAGCTGGTGCTTTGAACAACGGCGGAAGAGTATCTTTGGTTGGATTCGGATCTTGGTCAGTATCTGACAGGGCTGCAAGAGACGGAAGAAACCCACAAACAGGAGCAACAATCAAGATTGCTGCTAAAAAAGTAGTAAAATTCAAAGCAGGTGCTGAATTGGAAGGCGGCTTGAAATAA
- a CDS encoding aminotransferase class IV, whose translation MVNFNGTIFETENAQLAGNRGFLYGDAVFETLKILDGRILFSEDHYFRLMASMRVVRMEIPMNFTLEYFEEQVLTLANAENCSASARARITVYRNDGGRYLPEDHNVSFLISVSKLENPLYQIGYTTYEVDLYKDFYVARQLLSGIKSTNRLLNVAAAIYAKENDLQNCLLLNDEKNVIEAVQGNVFMLTDGKLVTPPVSEGCVNGVMRRQVLALAKKMEHLEVLEQVISPFDLQKADEIFITNIIIGIQPVSKYRKKEFGSSLAQTLLQKLNTQIRLG comes from the coding sequence ATGGTAAATTTTAACGGTACAATCTTCGAAACTGAAAATGCACAATTGGCCGGAAATCGCGGTTTTCTCTACGGTGACGCGGTCTTTGAAACGCTAAAGATCCTCGATGGCAGGATCCTCTTTTCAGAAGATCATTATTTCAGGCTGATGGCCTCGATGCGGGTTGTCCGTATGGAAATCCCTATGAATTTTACGCTGGAGTATTTCGAGGAACAGGTCCTGACCCTGGCCAATGCTGAAAATTGCAGCGCCTCCGCACGTGCACGGATTACAGTTTACCGTAATGATGGCGGAAGATATTTGCCGGAAGACCATAATGTGTCATTCCTTATTTCGGTTTCAAAATTAGAGAATCCGTTATACCAGATAGGGTACACCACTTATGAAGTTGACCTGTACAAGGATTTTTACGTTGCCAGACAATTGCTTTCCGGTATAAAATCCACGAACAGGCTGCTTAATGTCGCCGCCGCCATTTATGCCAAAGAAAATGACTTGCAGAATTGCCTGCTGCTCAACGATGAAAAAAATGTGATTGAAGCGGTGCAGGGAAATGTTTTTATGCTTACTGATGGGAAACTGGTTACGCCACCCGTGTCCGAAGGCTGTGTAAATGGCGTGATGCGCCGGCAGGTTCTGGCATTGGCTAAAAAAATGGAACACCTGGAAGTACTGGAACAGGTTATATCACCGTTCGATTTGCAAAAGGCTGACGAAATTTTCATCACCAATATTATAATAGGAATACAACCGGTTTCGAAATACCGTAAAAAGGAATTCGGATCCTCCCTTGCGCAAACATTATTGCAAAAACTCAATACACAGATCCGATTGGGTTAA
- a CDS encoding reprolysin-like metallopeptidase, with translation MKKTTLLAIFASILFAPLCFAQSINNWQFKKESDLPKSTRSLKRDIVPARYQVFHLDINVFRETLHEAVVRDENNHLSHTVLLSFPFEDGRTEMFSIEKVDVLAPDLGAKYPEIQSYRGVSVDNPLNVIHFSMYNNEFRGLITGERTIYIDPYAKNEFENYIVYDRSDFVRSADEVMICNSIDEKMDKMDPVPSTHRNSTDAKYRTYDLAVACTSEYSAYYGNTISGVLAAVNTTITRVNSVYERDLAVHFQLVSGEDRLIYINNVNKDTPTADPDPYDNYDGSQMLSTNTSNITGLLGVNAYDVGHVFSTGGGGIASTAPCNATGKGQGVTGIVTPQFDPFDIDYVCHEMGHQFGAGHTQNNTCQYSATSGLEPGSASTIMGYAGICPPNVQNNSDAYFHAISIQQITTQIAGHTCDLETTIVNNEPVITAFGNYTIPISTPFVLTGNATDSAADLLTMTYCWEQMDATTTGLAQTPQSTNTTRPQFRSFFPTTSPSRTFPNLNAIINNTTPTWEVLPSVARTMKFRCTVRDNNPVGGQTNQDNTTITVGSAGPFSVTSPNAAATWYVGESKTVTWNVNSTNTATYSVNVNIKMSTDGGLTYPITLLAATPNDGTQAITVPNNIGTKNRIKVEAAANIFFDISNADFEIKSNKFDLTTTQATVPVCKPASAVYTLNYAPAPGFSEVTTFSATNLPSGAIVNFSPATMSASGTVTMTVSGMSSVAIGNYSINAVGTSASANITLPLTLKVFDSAIGSVALSSPVNGATNQATSVNLQWGALANASSYTVEIAANPNFSTLLETATVTTNSYQTTALTTGTINYWRVKPINACITGAYSPISVFQIASDYCHTYTNEYYDGNNVWETNSTNAVIAKMDVPDDVVISKVSFYMKATHASLADIKMQFSGPTGIFVEVYNRDCSGANFDITFDDAGVPLTCGNIDPLTTAGMEGIQQASQPLAKFIGSHSLGTWTLLATDRGANASGGTFNDLNVTICGKLQIVNNISLSNNFLNVTQGTTATLLSSNLTASQPSATNTDLIYTITELPVRGTLKKNGVNLAVGDTFTQANINSGLITYVHNGVNNSADSFKFSLTGVNLALLGAQTFNFNICNVTNTASQVNVLCFGASTGSATVVASGGTAPYTYLWSPSGGTGATASNLAAGTYTCTITDATTCTKSQVFTITQPTAAISNTVSQTNVLCFGSATGSATVVASGGTGAYTYLWSPSGGTGATASNLAAGNYSVRITDANGCFKDQAFTITQPTAPISNTVSQVNVLCFGSATGSATVVASGGTGTYTYLWSPSGGTAATASNLAAGNYSVRITDANGCFKDQAFTITQPTAAISNTVSQVNVLCFGSATGSATVVASGGTGAYTYLWSPSGGTAATASNLAAGNYSVRITDANGCFKDQAFTITQPAAAISNTVSQVNVLCFGSATGSATVVASGGTGAYTYLWSPSGGTAATASNLAAGNYSVRITDANGCFKDQAFTISQPAAAISNTVSQTNVLCFGSATGSASVVASGGTGAYTYLWSPFGGTAATASNLAAGNYSVRITDANGCFKDQAFTITQPTAAISNTVSQTNVLCFGSATGSATVVASGGTGAYTYLWSPSGGTAATASNLAAGNYSVRITDANGCFKDQAFTITQPTAPISNTVSQVNVLCFGSATGSATVVASGGTGAYTYLWSPSGGTAATASNLAAGNYSVRITDANGCFKDQAFTITQPAAAISNTVSQTNVLCFGSATGSASVVASGGTGAYTYLWSPSGGTAATASNLAAGNYSVRITDANGCFKDQAFTITQPAAAISNTVSQVNVLCFGSATGSASVVASGGTGAYTYLWSPSGGTAATASNLAAGNYSVRITDANGCFKDQAFTISQPAAAISNTVSQVNVLCFGSATGSATVVASGGTGAYTYLWSPSGGTAATASNLAAGNYSVRITDANGCFKDQAFTISQPAAAISNTVSQVNVLCFGSPTGSATVVASGGTGAYTYLWSPSGGTAATASNLAAGNYSVRITDANGCFKDQAFTITQPAAAISNTVSQTNVLCFGSATGSASVVASGGTGAYTYLWSPSGGTAATASNLAAGNYSVRITDANGCFKNQAFTITQPTAAISNTVSQTNVLCFGSATGSATVVASGGTGAYTYLWSPSGGTAATASNLAAGNYSVRITDANGCFKDQAFTISQPAVLNNTFSQASISCYGQTDATATVVPSGGTAPYTYSWSPSGGNAATATNLAPGNYTCTITDAHGCSKTQNFTIAAPIITTWNGTSWSNGYPVAGVKAVINANYTSVGDLTACALEINGAIDVNVLSGHDFIIADKVTVSPLSTLTFRNNANLIQINDVVNTGSIISKRNAQMRRQDYVYWSSPVYPQNLLSFSPLTLTNRFYILDETTNSFAAVNPATTDFAVAKGYMIRAPNTFPTTVTTFNGQFLGVPNNGTKTIPVTVTNGQGYNLIGNPYPSTVDADQFLAANSGTLYFWTHTSQDAENGANYATYNTTGGVASIAGGATPNGTIQTGQGFILAKSTPGTATFTNAMRTGNNTGQFFRTGPVEKHRMWLNLNSSSGPANQILVAYMDGATQAKDESIDGALIENGNSISSIINNESFVIQGRALPFEDTDVVPLNFHAETPGTYTLSIDHVDGIFSGTQDIFIKDNLIGLTHNITQSAYSFDTNEGTFANRFEIVYQSAPLGTDNPVFDENNVVIYKHDGILNVKTSMLPMSSVKIFDIRGRLIYEKTDINSNMIELNDLRAEKQVLLVQVISENNITITKKVVY, from the coding sequence ATGAAAAAAACTACACTTCTGGCAATCTTTGCCAGTATTCTTTTTGCCCCATTATGTTTTGCCCAATCGATTAACAATTGGCAATTTAAGAAGGAGTCAGACCTACCTAAAAGCACCCGAAGTCTTAAAAGAGACATTGTTCCTGCAAGATATCAGGTATTTCACCTCGACATCAATGTGTTTAGGGAAACTTTGCATGAAGCCGTTGTCAGAGATGAAAACAATCACCTTTCACATACTGTGCTTTTGTCGTTTCCGTTTGAGGATGGACGAACTGAAATGTTCAGCATTGAAAAAGTGGATGTGCTTGCGCCTGACCTTGGAGCCAAATACCCGGAAATTCAATCGTATAGGGGCGTAAGTGTAGACAATCCGCTCAATGTGATCCATTTCAGCATGTACAATAATGAATTCCGCGGATTGATTACCGGCGAGCGCACCATCTACATCGATCCTTATGCTAAAAATGAATTCGAGAATTACATCGTATACGACCGGTCTGACTTCGTGAGAAGTGCCGATGAAGTAATGATTTGTAATTCAATTGATGAAAAGATGGATAAGATGGATCCGGTACCGAGTACACACAGGAACTCTACGGATGCGAAATACAGGACATATGATTTGGCGGTAGCCTGTACCTCTGAATATTCAGCTTATTACGGAAATACGATTTCGGGAGTTTTAGCTGCGGTGAACACGACCATTACGCGTGTAAACAGCGTGTATGAGCGTGATCTTGCAGTTCACTTTCAATTGGTTTCGGGTGAAGATCGACTGATATACATCAACAATGTCAATAAAGATACCCCTACTGCCGATCCTGACCCTTATGACAATTACGACGGATCACAGATGCTTAGCACCAATACTTCGAATATCACGGGACTTTTAGGTGTAAATGCTTATGATGTGGGCCACGTGTTCAGTACAGGTGGTGGGGGAATCGCCAGTACCGCACCTTGTAATGCCACTGGTAAGGGACAAGGTGTAACAGGAATCGTTACGCCGCAGTTCGATCCTTTCGATATTGATTATGTATGCCATGAAATGGGGCATCAGTTTGGCGCCGGGCATACACAAAACAATACCTGCCAATACTCGGCTACTTCAGGTTTGGAACCGGGAAGCGCTTCCACGATTATGGGATATGCGGGAATTTGTCCTCCGAACGTACAAAATAACAGTGATGCCTATTTTCATGCCATCAGTATCCAACAGATTACCACGCAAATTGCCGGGCACACCTGTGACCTGGAAACTACTATCGTAAATAACGAGCCTGTGATTACGGCTTTTGGAAATTATACCATTCCGATTTCAACACCCTTTGTATTAACCGGAAATGCTACTGATAGCGCTGCCGACCTGTTAACGATGACCTATTGCTGGGAACAAATGGATGCGACGACCACAGGTTTGGCGCAAACCCCACAAAGCACGAATACCACAAGGCCACAATTCAGGTCATTTTTTCCGACCACCTCCCCTTCGAGGACTTTTCCAAACCTGAATGCGATCATCAATAATACGACACCCACCTGGGAAGTGTTGCCGAGTGTAGCCAGGACAATGAAATTCCGTTGCACGGTCAGGGATAACAACCCTGTAGGCGGACAGACCAATCAGGACAATACTACGATTACCGTCGGCAGTGCCGGGCCTTTTTCAGTGACTTCGCCGAATGCAGCTGCAACATGGTACGTTGGGGAATCTAAAACGGTTACCTGGAACGTAAACAGTACCAATACGGCTACTTATTCGGTTAACGTCAACATCAAAATGTCGACTGATGGCGGGTTGACGTATCCGATCACTTTATTGGCTGCGACGCCAAACGACGGTACTCAGGCCATTACGGTTCCAAATAATATTGGCACCAAGAACAGGATCAAGGTCGAAGCTGCCGCAAATATCTTTTTTGATATTTCCAATGCCGATTTTGAAATCAAATCCAATAAATTCGATTTGACCACGACGCAGGCCACAGTGCCGGTATGTAAACCTGCAAGTGCCGTATATACATTAAATTACGCGCCAGCTCCCGGATTCTCAGAAGTTACAACATTTAGTGCTACCAATCTGCCATCGGGTGCCATCGTGAATTTTTCACCGGCAACAATGAGCGCCTCAGGAACAGTAACGATGACCGTTTCGGGAATGAGCAGCGTGGCCATCGGAAATTACAGCATCAACGCTGTAGGTACATCTGCATCAGCAAATATTACCTTGCCATTGACATTAAAAGTATTTGACAGTGCCATTGGAAGCGTAGCACTAAGTTCGCCTGTAAATGGTGCTACAAACCAAGCCACATCAGTTAACCTGCAGTGGGGCGCTTTGGCAAATGCCTCTTCCTATACTGTCGAAATCGCAGCAAATCCGAACTTCAGCACTTTACTGGAAACAGCAACAGTGACAACCAATTCATACCAGACTACTGCACTGACAACAGGCACAATCAATTATTGGAGGGTAAAACCAATCAACGCATGTATTACCGGTGCATATTCCCCGATATCCGTATTTCAGATCGCCAGTGACTATTGCCATACTTATACCAATGAATACTATGATGGGAATAACGTTTGGGAAACCAATAGTACCAATGCCGTCATTGCAAAAATGGATGTTCCTGATGATGTGGTCATCAGCAAAGTAAGCTTTTATATGAAGGCTACGCACGCATCGCTCGCTGATATTAAAATGCAGTTCAGCGGTCCGACAGGAATTTTTGTTGAAGTGTATAACAGGGATTGTTCAGGAGCAAACTTTGATATCACTTTTGATGATGCCGGTGTCCCGCTCACGTGCGGAAACATTGATCCATTGACGACTGCAGGCATGGAAGGAATACAGCAGGCGAGCCAGCCATTGGCGAAATTTATCGGGTCACACTCCCTGGGAACATGGACATTATTGGCTACCGACAGGGGCGCAAATGCCAGCGGTGGAACTTTCAATGACTTAAATGTAACTATTTGCGGAAAATTACAGATTGTAAATAATATTTCACTCAGCAACAATTTCTTAAATGTAACACAGGGTACAACAGCAACGTTGCTATCGTCTAACTTAACGGCCTCACAGCCAAGTGCCACGAATACTGATCTAATTTATACAATTACCGAATTGCCTGTAAGAGGCACCCTGAAAAAGAATGGTGTAAACCTTGCCGTTGGAGACACTTTTACCCAGGCTAATATTAACAGTGGGTTGATTACTTATGTCCACAATGGCGTGAATAATAGCGCTGACAGTTTCAAGTTTTCATTAACTGGTGTAAACCTTGCATTATTGGGAGCACAGACTTTCAATTTTAATATTTGTAATGTAACCAATACTGCTTCACAAGTAAATGTGTTGTGTTTTGGAGCAAGTACAGGTAGCGCCACAGTTGTAGCATCGGGTGGAACAGCTCCATATACCTATTTATGGTCCCCGTCAGGCGGTACTGGAGCAACTGCTTCGAATCTTGCTGCCGGGACATATACATGTACTATTACAGACGCTACCACTTGTACAAAAAGTCAGGTATTTACGATTACACAACCAACTGCTGCGATTTCAAATACCGTTTCACAGACTAATGTGCTTTGTTTTGGTTCTGCTACGGGATCAGCTACTGTTGTCGCTTCAGGGGGAACAGGCGCTTACACTTACCTTTGGTCGCCATCCGGAGGAACGGGCGCAACGGCTTCAAATCTTGCTGCCGGAAATTATTCCGTAAGGATTACCGATGCGAATGGTTGTTTCAAGGACCAGGCGTTTACGATTACACAACCAACTGCTCCTATTTCAAATACTGTTTCACAGGTGAATGTACTTTGTTTTGGTTCAGCTACTGGATCTGCTACCGTAGTCGCTTCAGGCGGAACAGGCACTTACACTTACCTTTGGTCGCCATCTGGTGGAACTGCCGCAACGGCTTCAAACCTTGCTGCCGGAAATTATTCCGTAAGGATTACCGATGCGAATGGTTGTTTCAAGGACCAGGCGTTTACAATTACACAACCAACTGCTGCGATTTCAAATACCGTTTCACAGGTGAATGTACTGTGTTTCGGCTCAGCTACTGGTTCGGCTACCGTGGTCGCTTCTGGTGGAACGGGGGCTTACACTTACCTTTGGTCACCATCGGGTGGAACTGCCGCAACGGCTTCCAACCTGGCTGCCGGTAACTACTCCGTAAGGATTACCGATGCGAATGGATGTTTCAAGGACCAGGCGTTTACGATTACACAGCCTGCCGCTGCGATTTCAAATACTGTTTCACAGGTGAATGTACTTTGTTTTGGTTCAGCTACTGGATCTGCTACTGTTGTCGCTTCAGGCGGAACAGGCGCTTATACTTACCTTTGGTCACCATCGGGTGGAACTGCCGCAACCGCTTCAAACCTTGCTGCCGGTAACTACTCCGTAAGGATTACCGATGCGAATGGATGTTTCAAGGACCAGGCGTTTACGATTTCTCAGCCTGCCGCTGCCATTTCAAATACCGTTTCGCAGACTAATGTGCTTTGCTTTGGATCTGCTACAGGTTCTGCTTCGGTGGTCGCTTCTGGTGGAACGGGCGCTTATACTTACCTTTGGTCGCCATTTGGTGGAACTGCCGCAACCGCTTCAAACCTTGCTGCCGGTAACTACTCCGTAAGGATTACCGATGCGAATGGATGTTTCAAGGACCAGGCGTTTACGATTACACAACCAACTGCTGCGATTTCAAATACCGTTTCACAGACTAATGTGCTTTGTTTTGGTTCTGCTACGGGATCAGCTACTGTCGTCGCTTCTGGTGGAACGGGCGCTTATACTTACCTTTGGTCACCATCGGGTGGAACTGCCGCAACCGCTTCAAACCTTGCTGCCGGTAACTACTCCGTAAGGATTACCGATGCGAATGGTTGTTTCAAGGACCAGGCGTTTACGATTACACAACCAACTGCTCCTATTTCAAATACTGTTTCACAGGTGAATGTACTTTGTTTTGGTTCAGCTACTGGATCTGCTACTGTTGTCGCTTCAGGCGGAACAGGCGCTTACACATACCTCTGGTCACCATCGGGTGGAACTGCAGCAACCGCTTCCAACCTGGCTGCCGGTAACTACTCCGTAAGGATTACCGATGCGAATGGATGTTTCAAGGACCAGGCGTTTACGATTACTCAGCCTGCCGCTGCGATTTCAAATACCGTTTCGCAGACTAATGTGCTTTGCTTTGGATCTGCTACTGGATCTGCTTCGGTGGTCGCTTCAGGCGGAACGGGCGCTTACACGTACCTTTGGTCACCATCAGGGGGAACTGCCGCAACGGCTTCCAACCTGGCTGCCGGTAACTACTCCGTAAGGATTACCGATGCGAATGGATGTTTCAAGGACCAGGCGTTTACGATTACTCAGCCTGCCGCTGCGATTTCAAATACGGTTTCACAGGTCAATGTATTGTGTTTTGGTTCAGCTACTGGATCTGCTTCGGTGGTCGCTTCAGGGGGAACAGGCGCTTACACTTACCTTTGGTCACCATCGGGTGGAACTGCCGCAACGGCTTCAAACCTTGCTGCCGGAAATTATTCCGTAAGGATTACCGATGCGAATGGTTGTTTCAAGGACCAGGCGTTTACGATTTCCCAGCCTGCCGCTGCGATTTCAAATACTGTTTCACAGGTGAATGTACTTTGTTTTGGTTCAGCTACTGGATCTGCTACTGTTGTCGCTTCAGGCGGAACAGGCGCTTATACTTACCTTTGGTCACCATCGGGTGGAACTGCCGCAACCGCTTCAAATCTTGCTGCCGGAAATTATTCCGTAAGGATTACCGATGCGAATGGATGTTTCAAGGACCAGGCGTTTACGATTTCTCAGCCTGCCGCTGCCATTTCAAATACCGTTTCACAGGTGAATGTGCTTTGCTTTGGATCTCCTACAGGTTCTGCTACTGTTGTCGCTTCTGGTGGAACGGGCGCTTACACTTACCTTTGGTCACCATCGGGTGGAACTGCCGCAACCGCTTCAAATCTTGCTGCCGGAAATTATTCCGTAAGGATTACCGATGCGAATGGATGTTTCAAGGATCAGGCATTCACAATTACGCAGCCTGCCGCTGCGATTTCAAATACCGTTTCACAGACTAATGTGCTTTGTTTTGGTTCTGCTACGGGATCTGCTTCGGTGGTCGCTTCAGGGGGAACAGGCGCTTACACTTACCTTTGGTCGCCATCTGGTGGAACTGCCGCAACCGCTTCAAACCTTGCTGCCGGTAATTATTCTGTAAGGATTACCGATGCGAATGGTTGTTTCAAGAACCAGGCGTTTACGATTACACAACCAACTGCTGCCATTTCAAATACCGTTTCGCAGACTAATGTGCTTTGCTTTGGATCTGCTACAGGTTCTGCTACTGTTGTCGCTTCTGGTGGAACGGGCGCTTATACTTACCTTTGGTCACCATCGGGTGGAACTGCCGCAACGGCTTCAAATCTTGCTGCCGGAAATTATTCCGTAAGGATTACCGATGCAAATGGTTGTTTCAAGGATCAGGCGTTTACCATTTCCCAGCCTGCCGTACTTAATAATACTTTCAGCCAGGCCAGCATCAGTTGCTATGGACAGACAGATGCGACTGCCACTGTGGTTCCTTCCGGCGGAACAGCGCCATATACTTATTCATGGTCACCCTCAGGAGGAAATGCTGCAACGGCAACCAACCTTGCGCCTGGAAATTACACTTGTACCATTACGGATGCGCACGGATGTTCCAAAACACAAAACTTCACTATTGCCGCTCCAATAATCACTACCTGGAACGGTACTTCGTGGAGCAATGGCTATCCTGTAGCTGGTGTAAAGGCAGTAATCAATGCCAATTATACTTCTGTTGGTGACCTGACAGCCTGTGCGCTCGAAATTAATGGCGCTATCGATGTGAATGTACTTTCAGGCCATGATTTTATTATTGCCGATAAGGTAACAGTGTCGCCATTATCTACTTTGACATTCAGGAATAATGCCAATCTGATCCAGATCAATGACGTTGTCAATACAGGCTCCATCATTTCAAAGAGGAATGCCCAAATGCGCCGTCAGGATTATGTGTACTGGTCATCACCGGTTTATCCGCAGAATCTCCTGAGTTTTTCTCCGCTGACACTTACAAACAGGTTCTATATTTTGGATGAAACCACAAACTCCTTTGCTGCGGTAAATCCTGCAACAACCGATTTTGCAGTAGCCAAAGGATATATGATCCGGGCCCCAAATACTTTCCCTACTACTGTAACCACTTTTAACGGCCAGTTTTTAGGCGTGCCGAACAATGGTACAAAAACGATTCCGGTTACAGTTACGAACGGACAAGGGTATAACCTGATTGGAAATCCATATCCTTCAACGGTAGATGCGGACCAGTTTTTGGCAGCCAATTCAGGAACCTTATATTTCTGGACGCATACTTCCCAGGATGCTGAAAATGGCGCGAATTATGCCACTTACAACACAACCGGAGGTGTTGCTTCAATTGCCGGAGGTGCAACTCCGAATGGGACCATCCAGACCGGTCAGGGCTTTATCCTTGCGAAAAGCACTCCGGGAACGGCAACTTTCACCAATGCCATGAGGACAGGTAACAATACGGGCCAATTTTTCAGGACCGGCCCGGTTGAAAAACACCGTATGTGGTTAAACCTAAACAGCTCAAGCGGTCCGGCAAACCAAATCCTTGTCGCTTATATGGATGGAGCCACCCAGGCTAAAGATGAGTCCATCGATGGGGCGTTGATTGAAAACGGAAACAGCATCTCCAGCATCATTAATAATGAAAGTTTTGTAATCCAGGGCCGTGCATTGCCTTTTGAGGATACTGATGTGGTTCCGTTGAATTTCCATGCTGAAACGCCGGGAACATACACACTCTCCATTGATCATGTTGATGGGATCTTCTCAGGAACTCAGGATATTTTCATAAAGGACAACCTGATCGGGTTGACCCATAATATCACACAAAGTGCTTATTCGTTTGACACGAATGAGGGAACATTTGCAAACAGGTTCGAAATTGTTTATCAAAGCGCGCCATTAGGAACGGATAATCCGGTTTTCGATGAGAACAATGTGGTGATTTACAAACACGACGGCATACTAAACGTAAAAACTTCTATGTTGCCGATGTCATCTGTAAAAATAT
- a CDS encoding YqgE/AlgH family protein, translating to MISDKLEKGHLLIAEPSIIGDLSFNRSVILLADHNAEGSVGFIINKPLKYTINELVPEINAKFKIYNGGPVEQDNLYFIHNIPELIPNSIEISNGIYWGGDFESTKELINQGEINKENIRFFLGYTGWEPKQLESEMDSNSWIIARNDYENRIIGKSTTNFWKEKIIELGGDYLIWSNAPENPILN from the coding sequence ATGATTTCAGACAAACTGGAGAAGGGACATTTGCTAATTGCAGAGCCATCGATAATCGGAGACCTTTCGTTCAACAGATCGGTAATACTCTTGGCAGACCACAATGCTGAAGGTTCAGTAGGTTTTATCATCAACAAACCATTGAAATACACCATTAATGAATTGGTTCCTGAAATCAATGCCAAATTTAAAATCTACAACGGCGGCCCTGTGGAGCAGGACAACCTTTATTTCATCCATAACATCCCTGAACTGATACCTAACAGCATAGAAATCTCGAACGGGATTTACTGGGGAGGTGATTTTGAATCTACAAAGGAACTCATCAACCAGGGTGAAATCAATAAGGAAAACATACGCTTCTTTTTAGGGTACACCGGATGGGAACCCAAACAGCTGGAATCTGAAATGGATTCCAATTCCTGGATTATTGCCCGAAACGATTATGAAAACCGCATCATCGGGAAATCCACAACGAATTTCTGGAAAGAGAAGATTATTGAGTTGGGTGGCGATTACCTGATCTGGTCTAACGCCCCGGAAAACCCGATCCTGAATTAA
- a CDS encoding START-like domain-containing protein, whose protein sequence is MEVKVKYELEFPINSSPQLLYQYISTPSGLSEWFADNVNSRGEYFTFIWDDSEEKARVASKKTGEKIKFRWIDINNEDTDYFFELRILEDEITKDVSLMIIDYAPESELDEAALLWENQISDLKHVIGSV, encoded by the coding sequence ATGGAAGTTAAAGTAAAATATGAATTGGAATTCCCTATAAATTCTTCTCCACAGCTGCTATATCAATATATATCAACACCTTCCGGTTTGTCAGAGTGGTTTGCTGATAATGTAAATTCCCGCGGCGAATATTTCACTTTTATCTGGGACGATTCTGAGGAAAAGGCTAGGGTAGCCTCTAAAAAGACCGGTGAAAAAATAAAATTCCGTTGGATTGACATCAATAATGAAGATACCGATTACTTTTTTGAGCTCAGGATCCTCGAAGACGAGATTACAAAAGACGTTTCCCTGATGATTATCGATTATGCTCCGGAAAGTGAGCTTGACGAAGCGGCATTGCTTTGGGAAAACCAGATTTCCGATCTTAAACATGTCATCGGTTCGGTATAA